In Beijerinckia indica subsp. indica ATCC 9039, the genomic window CGGTGAGCGAACCCGCTCCCTTTTCATCGGAGAGCTTGGCGGCGCGTTCGAGCAGGCGGGAATGCAGATAGAAGACGTCACCCGGATAGGCTTCGCGTCCCGGCGGACGGCGCAGCAGCAAGGACATCTGACGATAGGCAACGGCCTGCTTCGACAGATCGTCATAGGTGATGAGGGCATGCATGCCGTTATCACGGAAATATTCACCCATGGCGCAACCGGCGAAAGGCGCCAGATATTGCATGGGAGCCGGATCCGAAGCGGTCGCCGCGACAACGATCGAATAGGGCAGGGCGCCTTGCTCTTCGAGCACCTTCACGAATTGCGCGACGGTGGAGCGCTTCTGGCCGATGGCCACGTAAACGCAATAGAGCTTGGCGTTTTCATCCGTGCCGAGATTGGCCGGCTTCTGATTGAGCATGGCATCGAGCGCCACGGCGGTCTTGCCGGTCTGACGGTCACCGATGATCAATTCGCGCTGGCCACGGCCGATCGGAATCAAAGCGTCGATCGCCTTGATGCCCGTGGACATCGGCTCATGCACCGATTTGCGCGGGATGATGCCTGGCGCCTTGATATCCGCGCGGGCGGATTGGGCGGCGTTGATCGGTCCCTTGCCATCGATCGGATTGCCGAGGGCGTCAACGACGCGACCAAGCAGTTCCTTGCCGACCGGCACCTGGACGATGGTGCGGCTGCGCTTGACCGTCTGGCCTTCGGAGACCGTGCGGTCGGAACCGAAAATGACCACGCCGACATTATCGGCTTCGAGGTTGATCGCAACG contains:
- the atpA gene encoding F0F1 ATP synthase subunit alpha; translated protein: MDIRAAEISAILKKEIANFGNEAEVTEVGQVLSVGDGIARVYGLDNVEVGEMVDFESGVRGVAINLEADNVGVVIFGSDRTVSEGQTVKRSRTIVQVPVGKELLGRVVDALGNPIDGKGPINAAQSARADIKAPGIIPRKSVHEPMSTGIKAIDALIPIGRGQRELIIGDRQTGKTAVALDAMLNQKPANLGTDENAKLYCVYVAIGQKRSTVAQFVKVLEEQGALPYSIVVAATASDPAPMQYLAPFAGCAMGEYFRDNGMHALITYDDLSKQAVAYRQMSLLLRRPPGREAYPGDVFYLHSRLLERAAKLSDEKGAGSLTALPVIETQANDVSAYIPTNVISITDGQIFLETDLFYQGIRPAVNVGISVSRVGSAAQTKSMKKVAGKIKGELAQYREMAAFAQFGSDLDATTQKLLARGSRLTELLKQPQFSPLKIEEQVCVIYAGVNGYLDALPVNRIRAYEDGLLALLRTAHADLLDTIRTSKDLSDDSAAKLKALIEGYSKNFS